Proteins encoded by one window of Enterococcus faecalis:
- a CDS encoding peptidase U32 family protein: MIELIATAESVEQAVELLATGVDTLYIGEETFGLRLPVSFTRDEQREIVKRAHEMGKQVLVAVNGIMHPEKMKLVPEYLTFLKEINVDKITLGDPGIVFIMQRDGLEIPYVYDGETLVTSSRQINFWSKRGAIGAVLAREVPFEEMVAMEENLAVPAEILVYGATCIHQSKRPLIQNYYNYTKNDKGVTKDEGLFISEPKKPETHYSIYEDSHGTHIFANNDVNLMNELTNLYDHHYRTWKLDGLYTPGENFVAIARLFAEAKAALEAGTWSEDQAAHATAEIEKLHPTGRGLDNGFFDLSADAIK; this comes from the coding sequence ATGATTGAACTGATTGCAACTGCAGAATCTGTTGAGCAGGCTGTAGAATTACTCGCAACAGGTGTGGATACATTATATATTGGAGAAGAAACATTCGGGTTGCGTTTGCCCGTATCTTTTACACGAGATGAACAACGCGAGATTGTGAAACGTGCACATGAAATGGGCAAACAAGTGCTAGTTGCAGTAAATGGCATTATGCACCCTGAAAAAATGAAATTAGTCCCAGAGTATCTGACATTTTTAAAAGAAATCAACGTCGATAAAATTACTTTGGGTGATCCAGGGATTGTGTTTATTATGCAACGAGATGGATTAGAAATTCCTTACGTTTATGATGGCGAAACCTTGGTAACGAGTTCACGTCAAATCAATTTTTGGAGTAAACGAGGAGCCATCGGAGCTGTCCTAGCTCGGGAAGTGCCTTTTGAAGAAATGGTAGCAATGGAAGAAAACTTAGCAGTTCCAGCTGAAATTCTTGTCTATGGGGCGACGTGTATTCATCAATCGAAACGCCCATTAATTCAAAATTACTACAATTACACAAAGAACGACAAAGGGGTTACGAAAGACGAAGGGCTGTTTATTTCTGAACCCAAAAAACCAGAAACCCACTATTCCATTTATGAAGATAGTCATGGTACGCATATTTTTGCCAATAACGATGTGAACTTGATGAATGAGTTAACAAACTTGTATGACCATCACTATCGCACATGGAAGCTCGATGGCCTTTACACACCAGGTGAAAATTTTGTCGCGATTGCTCGCTTATTTGCTGAAGCGAAAGCAGCACTTGAAGCGGGAACTTGGTCAGAAGATCAAGCAGCTCATGCAACAGCTGAAATTGAAAAATTACATCCAACAGGTCGTGGCTTAGATAATGGTTTCTTTGATTTAAGTGCCGACGCAATAAAATAA
- a CDS encoding peptidase U32 family protein has product MKVMTERTLKRPEVLAPAGTLEKLKVAIRYGADAVYIGGNAYGLRSRAGNFTPEEMAEGVAFAREHNAKVYVAANMVTHEGNQEGAGAFFRELRDIGISAVIVSDPALIEICATEAPGLPIHLSTQASATNYETLEFWKNEGLERVVLAREVSMEEVAAIRENTDIEIEAFIHGAMCISYSGRCTLSNHMSMRDANRGGCSQSCRWKYELFDMPFGTERRSKTSEGEVEEEFSMSAVDMSMIEHIPELIENGVDSFKIEGRMKSIHYVSTVANVYKKAVDSYMEDPENYVCQQEWIDELWKVAQRELATGFYYNTPSENEQLFGERRKIPQYKFVGEVIAYNEKTQVATIRQRNLFSVGDEIEFYGPGFTHFHQTVKEMYNEDGEAIDRAPNPMMLLTMEVTQPVAVGDMIRKKK; this is encoded by the coding sequence ATGAAAGTAATGACAGAACGAACATTGAAGCGTCCCGAGGTGTTGGCTCCAGCCGGGACGCTAGAAAAACTAAAAGTCGCAATTCGTTACGGTGCCGATGCCGTTTATATCGGAGGGAATGCCTACGGTCTGCGTAGCCGCGCAGGAAATTTCACGCCAGAAGAAATGGCGGAAGGCGTAGCCTTTGCCCGCGAACATAATGCGAAAGTTTATGTCGCTGCCAATATGGTCACTCATGAAGGAAACCAGGAAGGGGCAGGAGCGTTTTTCAGAGAATTGCGAGACATCGGAATTTCAGCTGTGATTGTTTCCGATCCAGCTTTAATCGAAATTTGTGCGACAGAAGCACCAGGTTTACCTATCCATTTATCGACACAAGCTTCAGCAACCAACTATGAAACATTAGAATTTTGGAAAAATGAAGGCTTAGAACGTGTGGTATTAGCGCGCGAAGTTTCAATGGAGGAAGTTGCAGCTATTCGTGAAAATACGGACATTGAGATTGAAGCCTTTATTCATGGAGCAATGTGTATTTCATATTCAGGACGTTGTACTTTATCCAACCATATGTCGATGCGGGATGCCAATCGTGGCGGTTGCTCTCAATCTTGTCGTTGGAAATACGAGTTATTTGATATGCCTTTTGGGACAGAACGTCGGAGCAAAACCAGCGAAGGGGAAGTTGAAGAAGAGTTTTCAATGAGCGCCGTAGATATGTCTATGATTGAACATATTCCAGAATTAATTGAAAATGGTGTCGATAGTTTTAAAATTGAAGGCCGCATGAAATCCATTCACTATGTTTCGACAGTCGCTAATGTGTATAAAAAAGCCGTCGATTCTTACATGGAAGACCCTGAAAACTATGTCTGCCAACAAGAGTGGATTGATGAATTATGGAAAGTAGCACAACGTGAATTAGCAACTGGTTTTTATTACAATACACCAAGTGAAAATGAACAATTATTCGGCGAACGTCGTAAAATTCCACAATATAAATTTGTTGGTGAAGTGATTGCGTACAACGAAAAGACGCAAGTCGCAACGATTCGTCAACGGAACCTTTTCAGTGTCGGCGATGAAATTGAATTTTATGGTCCCGGGTTTACCCATTTCCACCAAACCGTTAAAGAGATGTATAATGAAGACGGTGAAGCGATCGATCGGGCACCTAATCCCATGATGTTATTAACAATGGAAGTGACGCAACCTGTTGCAGTCGGCGATATGATTCGTAAGAAAAAATAA
- a CDS encoding cytosine permease: MRMKLKNEQQQSWLSLAFVWAGAMISVPGLIIGGTLVAGMPLWEALLTGFIGYGIIVILMILQGIQSSDLQEPSVKVASQVFGIQGSQKIISIILAIACLGWFGLQANVSGSAFTNFLKIYGIDLPVSLSSLIWGIIMLISALYGIKILKILNYFAVPVLVLVCLYGLVASLRNNGWAAVSQYTPQTAGSFMSGLSMTVGSFALGAVIAGDYSQYVSSRKDVVKAATLGILPTGLLMIGVGAVLTIASNTADITEVFMNLGFPVLGIIALILATWTTNAVNAFSGGLALINVFDIPKEKEKVAVGAAGAIGTLLAVVGILNYFTPIMSVLSAMVPPVAGVMIAAYWLINKGDRTKWQPTPGVNKLGVFSWLIGAAVGGIPVIMSFFPNAPQLPNQPLIGIVLSFVIYYFGAKRQQTNTESLEME, from the coding sequence ATGAGAATGAAATTAAAAAACGAGCAACAACAATCGTGGCTTAGCTTAGCATTTGTTTGGGCGGGCGCAATGATTAGCGTGCCAGGATTAATTATTGGAGGAACGTTAGTTGCAGGCATGCCTTTATGGGAAGCTTTGTTAACAGGATTTATTGGTTACGGTATTATTGTTATTTTAATGATTTTACAAGGAATTCAAAGTTCCGACTTACAAGAACCTTCTGTCAAAGTCGCTTCTCAAGTGTTTGGCATTCAAGGTTCGCAAAAGATTATTTCCATTATTCTAGCGATTGCTTGCTTAGGTTGGTTTGGTTTGCAAGCCAATGTCAGCGGCAGCGCCTTCACAAACTTTTTAAAAATTTACGGCATTGATTTACCTGTGTCGCTTTCTTCCTTAATCTGGGGAATTATCATGCTTATTTCGGCTCTTTATGGCATAAAAATATTGAAAATTCTGAATTATTTTGCGGTTCCTGTGTTAGTTCTGGTTTGTCTTTATGGCTTGGTGGCTTCGTTAAGAAACAACGGTTGGGCGGCTGTTAGTCAATATACCCCTCAAACAGCAGGAAGCTTTATGTCAGGTCTTTCAATGACTGTCGGTTCTTTTGCATTAGGCGCAGTAATTGCTGGAGACTACTCTCAATATGTTTCTTCTCGTAAAGATGTGGTTAAAGCGGCCACATTAGGGATTTTACCGACAGGCTTGTTGATGATTGGCGTTGGTGCGGTCTTGACCATTGCTTCGAACACCGCAGATATCACGGAAGTTTTTATGAATCTCGGTTTTCCAGTTTTAGGAATTATTGCGCTAATTTTAGCAACTTGGACCACGAATGCCGTGAATGCTTTTTCTGGCGGACTGGCCTTGATTAATGTCTTTGATATTCCAAAAGAAAAAGAAAAAGTCGCTGTCGGTGCGGCCGGCGCCATTGGGACCTTATTAGCAGTTGTGGGGATCTTAAATTACTTTACGCCGATTATGTCTGTCCTTTCTGCGATGGTTCCACCAGTGGCTGGTGTAATGATTGCTGCCTATTGGTTGATTAACAAAGGCGATCGAACCAAATGGCAGCCAACGCCTGGCGTGAATAAATTAGGTGTTTTTTCATGGCTAATTGGTGCTGCAGTGGGGGGCATTCCGGTGATTATGAGTTTCTTTCCCAATGCCCCTCAATTGCCTAACCAACCGCTAATTGGCATTGTTTTATCGTTTGTTATTTATTATTTCGGTGCAAAACGTCAACAGACGAACACCGAATCATTAGAAATGGAATGA
- a CDS encoding DUF917 domain-containing protein — MRYLDAEAIENIATGAAFLGTGGGGDPYIGKMMALSAIEENGPVKLVSPEEIAAEDFFLPAAMMGAPSVAIEKFPKGDEFVRVFEKLGKYLDQETIAGTFPMEAGGVNSMIPIVVAAKLGIPLVDCDGMGRAFPELPMVTFHLNGMSATPMAITDEKGNIGIMETIDNTWTERLARVQTVEMGASALVSIYPATGKQLQDYGIHNIVTLSEEIGKVIRGTYADEQEKRQALVEVTDGFELFQGKILDVEREVKGGFNLGRVKLSGLNSDAGSEAVVHFQNENLIAEKDGQVIAMTPDLICMVDLETLTPVTTESLKYGKRVQVMGLKANAAWRTKKGIETVGPRYFGYEMDYQPLENLVAKEDK, encoded by the coding sequence ATGCGTTATTTAGATGCAGAAGCAATTGAGAATATAGCTACAGGAGCAGCTTTTTTAGGGACAGGAGGTGGCGGTGATCCCTACATTGGTAAAATGATGGCTTTGTCCGCCATCGAAGAAAACGGACCTGTCAAACTGGTTTCTCCAGAAGAAATTGCCGCGGAGGATTTTTTCCTACCCGCCGCAATGATGGGTGCCCCATCTGTCGCAATTGAAAAATTTCCCAAAGGCGACGAATTCGTCCGTGTCTTTGAGAAGTTAGGAAAATATTTAGACCAAGAAACGATTGCGGGAACCTTTCCAATGGAAGCTGGGGGCGTCAATTCAATGATTCCAATTGTTGTTGCAGCGAAGCTAGGCATTCCCTTGGTGGATTGCGATGGTATGGGTCGGGCCTTTCCAGAATTGCCTATGGTAACGTTCCATTTGAATGGGATGTCAGCGACCCCTATGGCAATTACCGATGAAAAAGGAAATATTGGCATTATGGAAACGATTGATAATACTTGGACAGAACGTCTTGCTCGTGTTCAAACGGTTGAAATGGGCGCCAGTGCTTTAGTGAGTATTTATCCCGCGACAGGCAAACAATTACAAGACTATGGTATTCACAACATCGTGACATTATCAGAAGAAATTGGCAAAGTGATTCGAGGTACCTATGCAGATGAACAAGAAAAACGCCAAGCATTAGTAGAAGTTACGGATGGCTTTGAATTGTTCCAAGGAAAAATTCTAGATGTGGAACGAGAAGTAAAAGGTGGCTTCAATTTGGGACGTGTCAAATTGAGTGGCTTAAACAGTGATGCTGGTTCAGAAGCAGTCGTCCATTTTCAAAATGAAAATTTAATTGCCGAGAAAGATGGTCAGGTGATTGCGATGACGCCTGATTTGATTTGTATGGTAGATTTAGAAACTTTAACGCCTGTGACAACAGAAAGCTTGAAATACGGCAAACGTGTCCAAGTAATGGGCTTGAAAGCGAATGCCGCTTGGCGAACGAAAAAAGGTATCGAAACAGTGGGTCCTCGGTATTTCGGCTACGAAATGGATTATCAACCACTAGAAAACTTAGTAGCGAAGGAGGACAAATAA
- a CDS encoding PucR family transcriptional regulator: protein MSVRVNDLLKLPSLREATVLSGKNQLDTSVASLSFLEVSDMSLFSEKLHKTNEYHAGEILIGSFCAIRHDVVKQCETIRHLHELGEVGLILYYVGIIVPKVAEEVIQLADSLGFILIQMPKNDPTLRYNEVIYEVMKLLVNKNKMASFATDLLEKVSLLPEQNRSVEMTLKILSDFLKVNIALTTYTNEIISTINWPRSTKLPLTKLLYQSQEKVALGETTYFITSQKLPQKDGQTLKLYFIREEEQLTSFEMNQAVEVVQMALNLWGKNYDEVSEYALVQAIINDESDKMYQLAKKLMIDISSVETMWLLPIWQQGQEIHAIQQDLKDFLRYYYQTTIVQQTENYLIVLLGNYLHKQPEATISKEYLQATDYQDYLGEIILCPKVRNTTEVRVSYQTANQVAPFLKRVYPQRKVLSIAEIRTVQQMMTCLQAGEEAIQQRLAVIQPLLKESEQLMTLGTFLLDASSDFKECGERLFVHKNTVKYRISKINEALGYDMTNAAEAYEVYLAMILYRLVTNE, encoded by the coding sequence ATGAGTGTCCGCGTGAATGATTTATTAAAATTACCGTCTTTGCGAGAAGCGACGGTACTTTCTGGTAAAAACCAATTGGACACATCTGTTGCTTCTCTTTCTTTTTTAGAAGTCTCTGATATGTCTTTGTTTTCGGAAAAACTTCACAAAACAAATGAATACCATGCTGGCGAAATTTTGATTGGTTCATTTTGTGCCATTCGTCATGATGTGGTGAAGCAATGTGAAACGATTCGGCATCTCCATGAATTAGGCGAAGTAGGCCTAATCTTGTACTACGTTGGGATTATCGTACCGAAAGTTGCAGAGGAAGTGATTCAATTAGCGGATTCTTTAGGTTTTATTTTAATCCAAATGCCTAAAAATGATCCCACATTACGCTACAACGAAGTCATTTATGAAGTCATGAAATTGTTAGTCAATAAAAATAAAATGGCTTCTTTTGCAACGGACCTCTTGGAAAAAGTTTCCCTTTTGCCTGAACAAAACCGCAGTGTGGAAATGACCTTGAAAATCCTATCCGATTTTTTAAAAGTCAACATTGCGTTAACCACATATACCAATGAAATCATCAGCACCATCAATTGGCCGCGAAGCACGAAATTACCCTTAACCAAGTTACTTTATCAATCACAAGAGAAAGTAGCGCTGGGAGAAACGACCTACTTCATTACCTCGCAAAAACTTCCTCAGAAAGATGGACAAACATTGAAGCTTTACTTCATTCGAGAAGAAGAGCAGTTAACCTCTTTTGAGATGAATCAAGCGGTGGAAGTCGTTCAGATGGCTCTGAATTTATGGGGGAAAAACTATGACGAAGTCAGTGAGTATGCCTTAGTCCAAGCAATCATTAACGATGAAAGTGATAAGATGTACCAATTAGCCAAAAAATTAATGATTGATATTTCTTCTGTCGAAACGATGTGGCTTTTGCCTATTTGGCAACAAGGACAAGAAATCCACGCTATTCAGCAAGATTTGAAAGATTTCCTACGTTACTATTACCAAACAACGATTGTCCAGCAAACAGAAAATTACCTGATTGTTCTCTTAGGTAATTATTTACACAAACAGCCTGAAGCCACGATTAGTAAAGAATACTTGCAAGCCACAGACTATCAGGACTATTTAGGTGAAATCATCCTTTGTCCGAAAGTTCGTAACACGACTGAAGTGCGTGTCAGCTACCAAACCGCTAATCAAGTCGCGCCGTTTTTAAAGCGCGTCTATCCACAAAGAAAAGTGTTATCAATCGCGGAAATTCGTACAGTTCAACAAATGATGACGTGTCTCCAAGCAGGAGAAGAAGCAATCCAACAACGCTTAGCAGTTATCCAACCTCTCTTAAAAGAATCAGAGCAGTTAATGACATTAGGAACGTTTTTACTAGATGCAAGTAGTGATTTTAAAGAATGCGGCGAACGCCTATTTGTTCATAAAAATACGGTCAAATATCGTATCAGTAAAATTAATGAAGCGCTCGGCTATGATATGACCAACGCCGCCGAAGCCTATGAAGTCTATTTGGCGATGATCTTATATCGCTTGGTCACGAATGAATGA
- a CDS encoding hydantoinase/oxoprolinase N-terminal domain-containing protein produces the protein MYKIGIDVGGTNTDAVILDHQLNLIHSVKVPTTDDIQTGIAGALNKVLAESAVDPTKVTHAMLGTTQCTNAIVERKKLAKVGVLRLGYPATASVLPYTAWPKDLVATLSETYALAHGGYEYDGQPLTALDEEELRGILASWRGEVEAIAVIGVFSSLKNDQELFVQALAKEVLGADVPVSCSSMIGSVGLIERENATILNAALHKVIKVTSEGFEQALEQEKIHHAQVYLCQNDGTLMSLTYAKQFPILTIACGPTNSIRGASYLAGLKDAVVLDVGGTTSDIGVLVDGFPRESSLAVDVGGVRTNFRMPDIVSIGVGGGSLVREQPDGSVTVGPDSVGYRITQEALVFGGTQLTTTDIAVRLGHAQVGDPSKVAHLDQAFAEKVYLKIGELVSEAIDRMKTSSADVTVVLVGGGSIIIPEELTGVKALIRNENGAVANAIGASIAQISGQYEQIYVYSKIQRDAALTDAQEKAVQQAELAGAVPGTIELVEVEETPLAYHPENATRLRVKVVGNMY, from the coding sequence ATGTATAAAATCGGTATCGATGTCGGCGGCACAAATACAGATGCTGTTATTTTAGATCATCAATTAAACTTGATTCATTCAGTGAAAGTTCCAACAACCGATGATATTCAAACAGGGATTGCCGGCGCCTTAAATAAAGTCTTGGCAGAATCAGCAGTGGACCCAACCAAAGTCACACATGCAATGTTGGGCACGACCCAATGTACGAATGCCATTGTTGAGCGAAAAAAATTAGCAAAAGTTGGGGTCCTTCGTTTGGGCTATCCAGCAACCGCTTCGGTCTTGCCTTACACAGCTTGGCCCAAGGATTTAGTGGCCACTCTTTCAGAAACGTATGCTTTAGCACATGGCGGCTACGAATATGATGGACAACCATTGACTGCACTGGACGAAGAAGAATTACGTGGGATTTTGGCCTCTTGGCGAGGAGAAGTAGAGGCAATCGCAGTAATTGGCGTTTTTTCTTCTTTAAAAAATGACCAAGAATTGTTTGTTCAAGCACTTGCGAAGGAAGTGTTAGGGGCAGATGTTCCTGTATCTTGCTCCTCAATGATTGGGTCTGTCGGTTTAATTGAACGGGAAAATGCGACAATTTTGAATGCTGCGTTGCACAAAGTAATTAAAGTGACCAGCGAAGGCTTTGAACAAGCCTTAGAACAAGAAAAAATTCATCATGCCCAAGTGTACTTATGTCAAAATGATGGTACGTTAATGTCGTTAACTTATGCCAAACAGTTTCCTATTTTAACCATTGCTTGTGGACCAACCAATAGTATTCGTGGCGCTTCATACTTAGCTGGCTTGAAAGATGCGGTTGTTTTAGATGTTGGTGGCACAACGTCCGACATTGGCGTGTTAGTGGATGGCTTTCCAAGAGAATCTTCACTGGCCGTTGATGTTGGCGGGGTACGGACCAATTTTAGAATGCCAGATATCGTGTCAATTGGTGTCGGCGGTGGCAGTCTAGTGCGTGAACAACCAGATGGTTCTGTGACAGTTGGCCCCGACAGTGTCGGCTACCGTATTACACAAGAGGCCCTTGTTTTTGGCGGCACACAATTAACGACCACTGATATTGCGGTTCGCTTAGGCCATGCCCAAGTCGGTGATCCTAGCAAAGTGGCTCATTTAGACCAAGCGTTTGCGGAAAAAGTGTACCTAAAAATTGGCGAATTGGTCAGTGAAGCGATTGATCGCATGAAGACCAGTTCCGCAGACGTGACGGTCGTTTTAGTTGGTGGTGGGAGTATTATCATCCCCGAAGAATTGACAGGTGTTAAAGCGCTAATTCGCAACGAAAACGGGGCAGTGGCGAATGCCATCGGTGCCTCTATCGCTCAGATTAGCGGACAATACGAACAAATTTATGTCTATTCAAAAATCCAACGAGACGCGGCGTTGACTGATGCCCAAGAAAAAGCCGTCCAACAAGCTGAACTTGCGGGTGCAGTCCCTGGCACAATCGAGTTAGTCGAGGTGGAAGAAACACCACTCGCCTATCATCCAGAAAATGCAACCCGCTTACGAGTAAAAGTGGTTGGGAACATGTATTAA
- a CDS encoding FUSC family protein: MEQSFFRELLHYQRPKDNPFRLVFAGLVMFSILFLGYINHQLLISSFGSLGIFTFLYYQPLPLKQLMTRLSVVGSYLFLGNLLGMLSTHIAWLIPIVVALVGFGGRFFFEVYDISKPGAFFGVMVTAMGASTSIPLAKIPFMSGCMLLGIGFSILFALVLHFTEKEISAPLAKRSLRERIYRHPEAPLDSIYYSFVLFFAVYISESLHLQNPYWLVVSCASILQGDNLRAIKQRNIQRIFGTTIGLVISAFLLNLALTTFESIVVITILFVTVEYFIRRNYGLAQFFTTPMALMLSLLVRQQYVITLIQFRFLGIVLGSLLGLAAAWLFTIVVTFYERKYHLNE; this comes from the coding sequence ATGGAACAATCTTTTTTTCGAGAATTACTACATTATCAGCGTCCAAAGGATAATCCTTTTCGACTAGTGTTTGCTGGCTTGGTTATGTTCAGCATTCTTTTTTTGGGCTATATCAATCATCAATTATTGATTTCAAGCTTTGGCTCGTTAGGTATTTTTACTTTTTTATATTATCAGCCGTTACCATTAAAACAGTTAATGACTCGTTTATCTGTGGTCGGTAGTTACCTTTTTTTAGGAAATTTGTTAGGCATGTTATCGACCCATATTGCATGGCTTATTCCCATTGTTGTTGCACTGGTCGGTTTTGGTGGCCGCTTTTTCTTTGAAGTCTACGATATTTCAAAACCAGGGGCCTTCTTTGGTGTGATGGTGACAGCGATGGGTGCCAGTACGAGCATTCCGTTAGCAAAAATTCCGTTCATGAGTGGCTGTATGTTATTAGGCATTGGCTTTTCCATTTTGTTTGCACTAGTGTTGCATTTTACAGAGAAGGAAATCAGTGCCCCGCTAGCTAAGCGATCATTACGGGAACGAATTTATCGGCATCCAGAAGCGCCATTAGATAGCATATATTATAGCTTTGTCTTATTTTTTGCTGTATATATCAGCGAAAGTTTACATTTACAGAATCCGTATTGGTTAGTCGTTTCCTGTGCATCCATTTTACAAGGAGACAATTTACGTGCGATTAAGCAGCGAAATATTCAGCGAATTTTTGGCACAACGATTGGATTGGTTATTTCCGCTTTTCTGCTTAATTTAGCTTTGACAACTTTTGAATCGATTGTCGTGATTACGATCTTATTTGTGACCGTTGAGTATTTTATTCGTCGTAATTATGGATTGGCGCAATTTTTCACAACGCCTATGGCTCTGATGCTTTCATTGCTCGTTCGTCAGCAGTACGTGATAACGTTGATTCAATTCCGCTTTTTGGGGATTGTTTTGGGTAGCTTGCTAGGCTTAGCAGCAGCGTGGCTATTCACCATTGTAGTAACGTTTTATGAACGAAAATACCACTTGAACGAGTGA